Part of the Pedobacter roseus genome is shown below.
CCGGTTTAATTAAATTCTTTCTAAAACCGTTTTAATGGCCTGTTCTACAATTTTGTTAGGCTCATTACTGAATTCGAATTTTACACGACTTGCCAAAATAGCATTTACTGAAAGTGCTTTATGTCCCAAAACTTTTGCTAAAGCGTAAATCCCGGCTGTTTCCATTTCTAAATTGGTAATGCGGTATTGGTTGCTCTGAAAACTATTAATAAGTCCGATGAAATCGGGAACTGCATTTTTTGCCCTTACTATTCTGCCTTGTGGAGCGTAAAAACCAGGAGCAGTGATGGTGATGCCATGAACCATATCTTTACCAATGGAATTTAACAGGCCTTCGTTGGCGGCAGTTAAGTAGGGGTTGATATTTTTTAAATGACCAAAATGTATCTTAATGTCATCCATTAAAAGTTGTTCATCGCCAGATAATTGCTGCAGGTAATAATTCATTAATGCATCCATGCCCAAACCATGTGAAGAGGCCAAAATGGTCCCCATTGGTATATCCGGCTGTACAGCTCCTGATGTGCCTACACGGATAATATTCAGAGAGGTCAATTCTTTTTTTACTTCCCGGGTTTCGAAATCGACGTTTACCAGCGCGTCCAGTTCATTAAAAACGATATCAATGTTATCTGTACCAATACCAGTTGAAAGTACCGTTACCCTTTTTTTACCTATAAAACCGGTATGGGTAATAAATTCCCGTTTACCTTTTTTAAATTCTATCTGATCGAAATACTTGCTCACTTCGCCAACGCGGTCCGGATCGCCAACAGTTATTACGGTATCGGCAACATCTCCGGGCAGAAGATTTAAGTGGTATATGCTGCCATCAGGATTGATGATTAAGTCGCTTTCGGATATTTTCATATTTGGTTTGTTTTTGCCTGCAGATCTTGCTTGTGGAAACAGATTTATCTGTGTTGATCCTTTTATCTGTGGTTATTAAAATAAGTTCTAGTGCCTTTATACATTTTTTTGTTCCCGCAGATTTCACTGATCAACGCAGAGCTAATGCCTGTAATATTAAATGGTGTGGAGATATTTTAGTTTAACACCTTCAATTTTATCAAATTTACTCAAAACCTGGTTGAGTTGTGCCTTCCTTACCTCAAATTTTAAGATACAATTGGTATCAAACTCCTGCGCTAAAATCTGTAAATTTTCTTCTTTGCTCAATTTCATTACATCATTCATCTGCAGGTATTCGAAATGGGCTTCATACACATCATTAACCGTTTTGCTTATAATTTTTGAAGCTTTAATGGCCTCTATACTAGCGTTTTTGTAGGCGTTAATTAAACCTGGAACGCCTAATAAGGTGCCGCCAAAATACCTTACGACTACGATTAATATATTGGTAATGTCTTCTGATAATAAACAATTTAGGATTGGCCTGCCTGCGGTACCAGAGGGCTCGCCATCATCATTTACCCTAAAAACAGACCGATTAGGAGTTAACCTGTATGCGTAACAAAAATGATTGGCCTTTGCATTAGCAGAACGCAGGTTCATAATGATTGGCTTTACTTCTTCTTCATTGCAGATTGGGTAGGCATAAGCAATAAATTTGCTGCCTTTATCGCGAAATATGCCTTCTGAAGCACTTTCGATGGTTTTATAGGAATCATCGAACAGCATTTTGCGATAGGGTTATAAAGATAACAGCTGCGATAGCCAAAACTATCCCCGCATAATTTAGTTTACTTAATTTTTCTTTAAAAGCAATTATACCTATTAAAGTTCCGACAATGATAACGCCTAAATTCATGGCTGCAAAAACTGTTGATGGATTTTCTGCCAGTGCTTTGTGTGCTTTCATGTAAAAAAGAATGTTTCCAAAATTAAAAAAGCCCAAAATCAGTCCACAAACAACATTAACCAATTGCAATTTTATTTTTCCCGAAATGACCATAGTGATCACAATTAGCAGCGATACAACGAACGAAAGGCAGAAAACGGTGAAAAGAGAGGTCGTGTAAGGTAGTTCTTTGTATAAGGCAATCTGTTTAAAAAGGACATCGATTACGCCAAAGCCCACAAAAACCATGATTGGATAAAGTAAATTTCCTTTTCCTTCTTTATGGTCTGATTTGCGTAGAAAAGTTAAAATAATTGCGACGAAACCTATGGCTAAACCAATGATTTTATAATCGTTAAAATCTTCTTTAAAAATAAAATAGGCTGCCAGTATGGGAATAAACAGTGACAAACGTTGTGCTATATCTGTTTTAACAATACCAAGGTTTTTAACTGATGCGGCAAGAAATAAAAATATGGAGGGTAATAATACCGCCAGCGCAATGTAGTTTGGCCATGGAGCGCTGTTTGTAACCAGCTTTACATCCGGCTTGAAAAAAAGAAAACATAAGCTTAATGCAGCAAGGTAATTAACGGTAACGGCCTGGATAATACTGATCTGGTACCGCTTCGCCAACTTTAATAATATGGCAACCGTAACGCTACAGCATATACTTAAGATAATGTAAATCATTTATTTATGTCGTTTATATAGATTGAGAGTTTATCGTTTCCAATCTGGATTTGCTCTTTCAAATTTCCGTTTATGGTAGGTGATGGAACACCATCCGTCCAGCTGTTTGATGAGGTGAAGATACGCGCTTCATCCCAAAGGTTAGTGGATAAAAACTGATTTAAGATATTTGCGCCACCTTCGATAATTACCGATTGTATGTCCATTAAATAAAGCTGAAATGCAATTTTTTGTGCCAGGTAAAAATGCATGTCTTCCATTTGAATATAATGGATATTGTCAACTACATCGGTTTTAATTTCGTTAAAAATGATGGTTTTGGCTTCTGCATTAAAAATGTGATTGGATAGCGGCACCTGAAGGCTTTTATCGATGACCAATCGAATCGGGTTTTTACCCGGCCATTCTCTTGCCGTTAACTGCGGGTTATCCATAATGGCGGTTTGTTTGCCAATCAAAATGGCATCTTCTTCTGTACGCCACTGGTGCGCCAATCGTTTGGCTAAAGCACCACTAATCCACTTCTGGTGACCATCTTTTGTTGCAAAATAACCATTGGCCGTTTCGGCCCATTTTAAAATGATGTAAGGTCTTTGCTGTTGTATCCTGGTAAAAAATCGTCTGTTAAGAGATCGACATTCATCATCTAAAACTCCGCTTATCACCTCAATTCCGGCATTTTTGAGTTTTTCGATGCCTTTACCATCAACGCTTGAAAAAGGATCCCTATTACCTATAACCACTTTTTTGATCTGGTGTTTTACAAAAAGATCGGCGCAGGGAGGGGTTTTGCCGAAATGTGCACAAGGCTCTAGACTAACATAAGCCGTGGCTTGCTTGAGTAGGTTTGCAGCTTCGTCGCCATATTGATCAAATACAGCTTTAACTGCATTGGGCTCTGCATGTGCTTTTCCGTATTGCTGGTGATAACCTTCACCAATGATTTTATCGTTTAAAACAATAACACAGCCTACCATGGGATTTGGGCTTACGTTTCCAATACCTAAAATGGCTAACTCCAAACAGCGTTTTATATAGAATTCATCGCTCATTAGGGCAAAAGTAGTAAAAAAAGAGTCATGGGCTAATCAAAACAGATTTGTTATCATCTCAAATAAGTAATTTTGCCATTCATGAACATAGGAGCGCTCGAAGAGCATTATAAATTGGAACTTGCACCCTTATACGAAAGCGATGAGGCGAAAACATTATTTAGCCTGGCTGCTGAACAGGTTTTAGCTTTGTCTCCCAATAAGCTAATGATGCAGAAATATGCAGATGTAAGTTTCATTAATATGCAGAAATTTTTGAGCATCCTAAACGATTTGCAGATTGGAAAACCAATTCAGCATATTTTAGAAGAAGCCCATTTTTATGGTCTGGTTTTTAAAGTGAACGAGCATGTATTGATACCGAGACCTGAAACAGAAGAACTGGTAGAATGGATCATATCAGTTTGCAGTATACAGTTTGCACTAAACAGTTTTGAGTCACCGAAAAAACTAAGTGTACTTGATATTGGAACGGGCTCTGGTTGTATACCAATCACCCTTAAAAAACACCTGTCAAACACCCGGGTAGCTACATTGGATGTGTCTGCTGATGCTATCGCAGTTGCAAAACAGAATGCCCGGCAAATTGGTGTCGATATCAATTTTATTAACGCAGATATTTTAACATTTCAATCTGAAGAAAAATTTGATATCATCGTGAGTAACCCGCCTTATATCAGGGATTTAGAAAAAAATGAAATGCATAACAACGTACTTTTGCACGAACCCCATTTGGCTTTGTTTGTAAGTGACGAAAACCCTTTGATTTTTTATAAAGCCATCGCTGAATTTGCAAAAACCAATCTAAAACCTAACGGACAACTTTTCTTTGAAATTAATGAATATTTAGGTAAAGAAACAGTTGAAATGTTAGATGGTAAAGGATTTAAAAATATTGAGTTAAGGAAGGATATGCAGGGAAAGGATAGGATGGTGAGGGCAGGGGTTTGATGGATGAGGTAGGATGGAAAATGGATGAGAGATGGTAAATGATCAATTTTCAATGATCAAAATAGCAGAGTTCAATAAAAAGGGCGTCATCTCTCCACTACGCATTGCTCCGCTCGAAATGACAGAAACTTATCCTACAGCTTTATTGCCTTTGGAGTTAAAAAATATCTGCCACGGATGCACGGAGAATACGGAAAATTATACGCTTTGCTTGAAATTACAATTTTTTAAAATTCAGCTTTGACTTAGTTAATTCAATGATATCATTAAATTGTGACTCACTTGTTTCAGACTTATGCAGCATGAGAAATATTCGTTTGTCAATCAATAATATAAAGAAATCATTGATAACTGAGTAATTTGAGAATGCTTCCCATCTTAAATAATATCTTTTTTCTTTATCAAAATAATTAAACTCATAATCAGTAAATTCGTAAGTATAAATGAAATTCTGTTTCTCATGTTTCTCACTTAGGGCATCCATTTCTCTAAAAAAAAGTGTTCGTACATTTATAATTCTTAATATATAATTAAAAGTTAATATGAAAAGTATCACTCCAACTACTCCATAAAAAGATGAAGATGGTCCTTTGTTTGTGATAATTAAAATTATTAATCCTATTGTTAGCATAATATAAATGAGCAATTTTATATAACTCTGCTTATATTCTAATCTAAATTTGAGTTTATTACTTTTAATAAACCTATGTTTATCAAATGGAACGGTAATATTAATCATGTTTTAATTTGTTTATAATTAAGATCTCGGATGAAACTGCGTAATCACCTCTCTCAAATAATCTCTATCAATGTGTGTATAAATTTCTGTGGTGGTAATGCTCGAATGGCCCAGCATTTCCTGAACTGCACGTAAATCAGCACCGCCCTCAATTAAATGCGTAGCAAAAGAATGCCTTAAAGTATGTGGACTGATGGTTTTCTTTAAACCGGTGGTCAGTGCGAGGCTTTTAATCAGGTTAAAAATAGAAATCCGTGAAAGCTTAGCCCCAAAGCGGTTTAGGAAAATAAAATCTTCATGTCCTTTTTTAATGTTTGTGTGTACCCTAACTTCGTTAATATAAATATCAAGCAGTTTTAAGGCTACACCTCCAATGGGTACCAAACGCTCTTTATTTCCCTTTCCAATTACTTTGATAAATTCGATCTGAGGGAAAAGGCTGGAGATTCTGAGCTCTGTTAATTCGGTAACACGTAAGCCACAGCCGTATAATACTTCCATGATGGCCTTATTCCGCATCCCTTCGGGTTTTGAAGCATCTATTGCATTAATCAACTCATTAATTTCGTAAATATTAAGCGTGTCGGGTAATTTTCGACTCAGTTTAGGTGCTTCCAATAATGCAGTAGGATCATTGCTAATCACATCTTCAAGAAATAGGTAAGAGAAAAAAGCTTTTAGTCCCGATATTACCCTTGCCTGCGTACTTGCAAGCATGCCCAGTTCATTTAACCACGAAATGAAAGATTTTAAGTCAGTTATGTTTATATCTGTCAGTTTTGGCTCTTCATTTAAAGATTGGAAATATTGGATCAGCTTATCAATATCATTGAGATAAGCTGCTATAGAATTAGCAGATAGTGAACGCTCCAGCTTTAAATACGACTTAAATCCTTTAATATATGATGGCCAAAGCATGCTTTTATATGAGATTTTTTATAACATTGCAACGTTACAATATTTAACGTTACTACATAGCATGAAAATACAAATTATTAACGGGCCAAACTTAAATCTATTGGGCGTTCGTGAGCCATCTATCTACGGAAATACCAGCATTGAAGATTACATTAAAGAATTAAAAACGGTTTATCCGGAGATCGAAATTGAATACTACCAAAGTAATGTTGAGGGTGAAATTATTAATAAATTGCATGAAGTGGGTTTCAGTTATGATGGGGTGGTGCTTAACGCTGGTGG
Proteins encoded:
- a CDS encoding nucleoside phosphorylase, producing the protein MKISESDLIINPDGSIYHLNLLPGDVADTVITVGDPDRVGEVSKYFDQIEFKKGKREFITHTGFIGKKRVTVLSTGIGTDNIDIVFNELDALVNVDFETREVKKELTSLNIIRVGTSGAVQPDIPMGTILASSHGLGMDALMNYYLQQLSGDEQLLMDDIKIHFGHLKNINPYLTAANEGLLNSIGKDMVHGITITAPGFYAPQGRIVRAKNAVPDFIGLINSFQSNQYRITNLEMETAGIYALAKVLGHKALSVNAILASRVKFEFSNEPNKIVEQAIKTVLERI
- a CDS encoding IMPACT family protein; translated protein: MLFDDSYKTIESASEGIFRDKGSKFIAYAYPICNEEEVKPIIMNLRSANAKANHFCYAYRLTPNRSVFRVNDDGEPSGTAGRPILNCLLSEDITNILIVVVRYFGGTLLGVPGLINAYKNASIEAIKASKIISKTVNDVYEAHFEYLQMNDVMKLSKEENLQILAQEFDTNCILKFEVRKAQLNQVLSKFDKIEGVKLKYLHTI
- a CDS encoding DMT family transporter, encoding MIYIILSICCSVTVAILLKLAKRYQISIIQAVTVNYLAALSLCFLFFKPDVKLVTNSAPWPNYIALAVLLPSIFLFLAASVKNLGIVKTDIAQRLSLFIPILAAYFIFKEDFNDYKIIGLAIGFVAIILTFLRKSDHKEGKGNLLYPIMVFVGFGVIDVLFKQIALYKELPYTTSLFTVFCLSFVVSLLIVITMVISGKIKLQLVNVVCGLILGFFNFGNILFYMKAHKALAENPSTVFAAMNLGVIIVGTLIGIIAFKEKLSKLNYAGIVLAIAAVIFITLSQNAVR
- the ribD gene encoding bifunctional diaminohydroxyphosphoribosylaminopyrimidine deaminase/5-amino-6-(5-phosphoribosylamino)uracil reductase RibD, with amino-acid sequence MSDEFYIKRCLELAILGIGNVSPNPMVGCVIVLNDKIIGEGYHQQYGKAHAEPNAVKAVFDQYGDEAANLLKQATAYVSLEPCAHFGKTPPCADLFVKHQIKKVVIGNRDPFSSVDGKGIEKLKNAGIEVISGVLDDECRSLNRRFFTRIQQQRPYIILKWAETANGYFATKDGHQKWISGALAKRLAHQWRTEEDAILIGKQTAIMDNPQLTAREWPGKNPIRLVIDKSLQVPLSNHIFNAEAKTIIFNEIKTDVVDNIHYIQMEDMHFYLAQKIAFQLYLMDIQSVIIEGGANILNQFLSTNLWDEARIFTSSNSWTDGVPSPTINGNLKEQIQIGNDKLSIYINDINK
- the prmC gene encoding peptide chain release factor N(5)-glutamine methyltransferase: MNIGALEEHYKLELAPLYESDEAKTLFSLAAEQVLALSPNKLMMQKYADVSFINMQKFLSILNDLQIGKPIQHILEEAHFYGLVFKVNEHVLIPRPETEELVEWIISVCSIQFALNSFESPKKLSVLDIGTGSGCIPITLKKHLSNTRVATLDVSADAIAVAKQNARQIGVDINFINADILTFQSEEKFDIIVSNPPYIRDLEKNEMHNNVLLHEPHLALFVSDENPLIFYKAIAEFAKTNLKPNGQLFFEINEYLGKETVEMLDGKGFKNIELRKDMQGKDRMVRAGV
- the xerD gene encoding site-specific tyrosine recombinase XerD; the protein is MLWPSYIKGFKSYLKLERSLSANSIAAYLNDIDKLIQYFQSLNEEPKLTDINITDLKSFISWLNELGMLASTQARVISGLKAFFSYLFLEDVISNDPTALLEAPKLSRKLPDTLNIYEINELINAIDASKPEGMRNKAIMEVLYGCGLRVTELTELRISSLFPQIEFIKVIGKGNKERLVPIGGVALKLLDIYINEVRVHTNIKKGHEDFIFLNRFGAKLSRISIFNLIKSLALTTGLKKTISPHTLRHSFATHLIEGGADLRAVQEMLGHSSITTTEIYTHIDRDYLREVITQFHPRS
- the aroQ gene encoding type II 3-dehydroquinate dehydratase, translated to MKIQIINGPNLNLLGVREPSIYGNTSIEDYIKELKTVYPEIEIEYYQSNVEGEIINKLHEVGFSYDGVVLNAGGYTHTSVAIADAIAAIKTPVVEVHISNIYAREEYRHVSLTGKNCQGVLTGFGMKGYRLAIESLLV